One stretch of Tepiditoga spiralis DNA includes these proteins:
- a CDS encoding PP2C family serine/threonine-protein phosphatase, with protein MWKTITYEVQGRSHKTKDIPCQDKTYSNYENNVHVIALADGAGSAKFSHYGAEIAVKTISNFLNNNFDNLIRNNDALKVKIELINTLNKKLKEKAQELSCELKSLASTLLVTAIKEDHFIIIHLGDGTIGVIKNNKLMVVSTPANGEYINSTIFTTTKNSFKYIKLFKGKTKDISGFILMSDGTANSFYSNKKKELSNATKKIINWSVLLPKNNMKQLIEETFNNLIINNTYDDCSVAIITNEKHKSNIYNTFQIHEKKEFYDIKTKDPKIYLKKIKANENLLKELYKKQINILELAKKFHIKKRYLKKKLNKFSNLGLIKKENKKYKLQIQIK; from the coding sequence ATGTGGAAAACAATTACTTATGAAGTACAAGGAAGATCTCATAAAACGAAAGATATACCATGTCAAGATAAAACATATTCAAATTATGAAAATAATGTACATGTAATAGCATTAGCAGATGGTGCAGGTTCAGCAAAATTTTCCCATTATGGAGCAGAAATCGCTGTAAAAACAATATCTAATTTTTTAAACAATAATTTTGATAATTTAATAAGAAACAATGATGCTTTAAAAGTAAAAATAGAACTAATAAATACTTTAAACAAAAAGTTAAAAGAAAAGGCACAGGAACTATCTTGTGAATTAAAAAGCTTAGCTTCAACTCTTTTAGTTACTGCAATAAAAGAAGACCATTTTATAATTATACATTTAGGTGATGGAACAATAGGAGTAATAAAAAATAATAAATTAATGGTTGTTTCAACTCCAGCAAACGGAGAATATATAAACAGTACAATATTTACAACAACTAAAAATTCTTTTAAATATATAAAACTTTTCAAAGGTAAAACAAAGGATATATCTGGTTTCATTTTAATGTCTGATGGAACAGCAAATAGTTTTTATAGTAATAAAAAAAAAGAATTATCAAATGCAACAAAAAAAATAATTAATTGGAGCGTATTATTGCCTAAAAATAATATGAAACAATTGATAGAAGAAACTTTTAATAATTTAATAATAAACAACACTTATGATGATTGCAGTGTTGCAATAATTACAAATGAAAAACATAAATCTAATATTTATAATACTTTTCAAATTCATGAAAAAAAAGAATTTTATGATATAAAAACTAAAGATCCTAAAATTTATTTAAAAAAAATAAAAGCAAATGAAAATTTACTAAAAGAATTATATAAAAAACAAATAAATATTTTAGAATTAGCAAAAAAATTCCACATAAAAAAAAGATACTTAAAAAAGAAATTAAATAAATTTTCAAATCTTGGACTCATCAAAAAAGAAAATAAAAAATATAAATTACAAATACAAATAAAATAA
- the cas6 gene encoding CRISPR-associated endoribonuclease Cas6, which produces MFETFLCTKMRSDTILYSIVIELKAKNNGIISTYSGQKIHGLFFKLLKEANKELADTIHNNTLSKAFTISTFLNEKIGTPIEFRKGKKYYFRVTFLSDEVYEIFLTKLYKNRLLRKSIKVGDIYFLINRIFFNESENEWANTFNIENIIAKDNFKSVIKLKFITPTLFKIGDKYLKEPDVEKIFNGLLKKFNLYNEIKIDDSIKNKFLDIKIKNKNIKPKKVYLTKFFIEGFIGEVEFEIPKEIVKIVNILLEFSFYSGIGYKTTMGFGQVKILKEG; this is translated from the coding sequence TTGTTTGAAACTTTTTTATGTACAAAGATGAGGAGTGATACTATCTTATATAGCATTGTGATTGAATTAAAAGCAAAAAATAATGGAATAATAAGTACTTATTCTGGACAAAAAATTCATGGACTTTTTTTCAAACTATTAAAAGAAGCAAATAAAGAATTAGCTGACACAATACACAATAATACATTGAGTAAAGCATTTACTATTTCAACATTTTTAAATGAAAAAATAGGAACACCAATAGAATTTAGGAAAGGGAAAAAATACTATTTTAGAGTAACTTTTTTATCAGATGAAGTTTATGAAATTTTCTTAACTAAATTATATAAAAACAGATTATTAAGAAAAAGCATTAAAGTTGGAGATATTTACTTTTTAATAAATAGAATATTTTTTAATGAATCTGAAAACGAATGGGCAAATACATTTAATATAGAAAATATAATAGCAAAAGATAATTTTAAAAGTGTAATAAAATTAAAATTCATTACACCAACCTTATTTAAAATTGGAGATAAATATTTAAAAGAACCTGATGTAGAAAAAATATTTAATGGATTATTAAAAAAATTTAATTTATACAATGAAATTAAAATAGATGACTCTATAAAAAATAAATTTTTAGATATAAAAATAAAAAATAAAAATATAAAACCAAAAAAAGTATACTTAACAAAATTTTTTATAGAAGGATTTATTGGTGAAGTTGAATTTGAAATACCAAAAGAAATAGTAAAAATTGTAAACATACTTTTAGAATTTTCATTTTATTCTGGTATAGGTTATAAAACAACTATGGGATTTGGACAAGTAAAAATATTAAAGGAAGGATAA
- a CDS encoding CRISPR-associated primase-polymerase type A1: protein MGWLKKAVKYEEEFKFKEALNIYKKKEKKLKIEDGSLIRYGTLLYEFQMYNDAKRIYEKIIKLAPNKLEHKEMLAKIYENLNKTTKAVELYKELNIKDKVQTLIDKENFNNPNLKIIKKFIELFNGREDVISFQYENGYRPIRRPLNTKDVYNHFKGKRTLGIYQLKKDNTIKFAAYDIDIKKAYHKTSEENKNNEKLKDITHQLIDKLNNLNFNTYVEWSGNKGYHIWIFFETPVQSYKVKCVMEYLLNQIQTQEEIGVEIFPKQSNIGEGLGNLIKVPLGLHQKTKNKCLFVNKDTLTPIKNQIKYLMNIEYTNYDIIKELYNECSSDFVYKTIVKSKTKKANKNTIKNVIRKEINNNTQNDDIKKIITNCTIIKQIIKKIENEAYITEEEEKIFVESLIKIKDSKNFIEEMLKKTINFSAIRLDLLMKKEKNIPITCEEIKKTILNKELHLNLEKCNCKFLTTYNSPYSIIYDIDKLFLEKVEINDIVKKIMEKNSQKYEIEKEIKSLKKMILKIMGEKTEINFDLGIIKKDGNDVNIII, encoded by the coding sequence ATGGGATGGCTGAAAAAGGCTGTAAAATATGAAGAAGAATTTAAATTTAAAGAAGCTTTAAACATATATAAAAAGAAAGAAAAAAAATTAAAAATAGAAGACGGATCACTCATTAGATATGGAACCCTTTTATATGAATTTCAAATGTATAATGACGCTAAAAGGATCTATGAAAAAATAATAAAATTAGCTCCAAATAAATTAGAACATAAAGAAATGTTAGCAAAAATATATGAAAACTTAAATAAAACAACAAAAGCTGTAGAATTATACAAAGAATTAAATATAAAAGATAAAGTTCAAACATTAATAGACAAAGAAAATTTTAATAATCCTAATCTTAAAATCATTAAAAAGTTTATAGAACTTTTTAATGGAAGAGAAGATGTTATATCTTTTCAATATGAAAATGGTTATAGACCAATTAGAAGACCATTAAATACAAAAGATGTTTATAATCATTTTAAAGGAAAGCGAACACTTGGGATATATCAATTAAAAAAAGATAATACAATAAAATTTGCTGCATATGATATTGATATAAAAAAAGCTTACCATAAAACTTCAGAAGAAAACAAAAACAATGAAAAATTAAAAGATATAACTCATCAATTAATAGATAAATTAAATAATTTAAATTTTAATACATACGTTGAATGGAGTGGGAATAAAGGATATCATATATGGATATTTTTTGAAACTCCTGTTCAAAGTTATAAAGTAAAATGCGTAATGGAATACCTATTAAACCAAATACAAACACAAGAAGAAATAGGTGTGGAAATATTTCCAAAACAATCAAATATTGGAGAAGGACTCGGAAATCTTATAAAAGTTCCATTAGGTTTACATCAAAAAACAAAAAATAAATGTTTATTTGTAAATAAAGACACATTAACTCCAATTAAAAATCAAATAAAATATCTAATGAATATAGAGTATACAAACTATGACATTATAAAAGAACTTTATAATGAATGTTCTTCAGATTTTGTATATAAAACAATTGTTAAAAGTAAAACTAAAAAAGCAAATAAAAACACTATAAAAAATGTTATAAGAAAAGAAATAAACAATAATACTCAAAATGATGATATAAAAAAAATAATCACAAATTGTACAATAATAAAACAAATTATAAAAAAAATAGAAAATGAAGCTTATATTACAGAAGAAGAAGAAAAAATATTTGTTGAATCATTAATAAAAATCAAAGATAGTAAAAATTTTATAGAAGAAATGTTAAAAAAAACAATAAATTTCTCTGCAATACGACTTGATCTACTCATGAAAAAAGAAAAAAATATTCCAATAACTTGTGAAGAAATAAAGAAAACTATTCTAAATAAAGAACTTCATTTAAATCTTGAAAAATGCAATTGTAAATTCTTAACAACCTATAACTCTCCTTATTCAATAATCTATGATATAGATAAATTATTTTTAGAAAAAGTTGAAATAAATGATATAGTGAAAAAAATAATGGAAAAAAACTCTCAAAAATATGAAATAGAAAAAGAAATAAAAAGCTTAAAGAAAATGATACTAAAAATTATGGGAGAAAAAACAGAAATAAATTTTGATCTAGGAATAATAAAAAAAGATGGGAATGACGTAAACATAATAATTTAA
- the cas1 gene encoding CRISPR-associated endonuclease Cas1: MIIYIIEQGAILSKKQGKIIVSKNGEKINEIPIKKIDKINIMGNINITTPAINYFLDNNIEVIFMTRYGRYRGKLYKEEYKNVLLRLKQYEKSFDETFKLKMAKSIVKGKLKNYYDFLLKKQKYLLKGEISQEIATIRSIIERTTNAKNIDSVRGYEGMASKAYFNAFKNLIKNKNFKFEKRISHPPKDEINSILSFGYSFLYNELLAAINIVGLDPYFGNLHTVAISKKSLLFDMVEEFRNIIIDDFVLKLINRNEIKINHFSKQKDIIHFTEDGIKIFISKYENLLASKMKYHLDEEENYIRIIFEKQMRHYARVILGDEEEYIPFFRKEID; this comes from the coding sequence ATGATTATTTATATAATTGAACAAGGAGCAATACTTTCAAAAAAACAAGGAAAAATAATTGTTAGTAAAAATGGAGAAAAAATAAATGAAATACCAATAAAAAAAATAGATAAAATTAATATTATGGGAAATATAAACATTACAACTCCAGCAATCAATTATTTTTTAGACAACAATATTGAAGTTATTTTCATGACAAGATATGGAAGATATAGAGGAAAACTATACAAAGAAGAATACAAAAATGTTTTATTAAGATTAAAACAATATGAAAAATCATTTGATGAAACATTTAAACTAAAGATGGCAAAATCGATAGTTAAAGGAAAATTAAAAAATTATTATGACTTTTTATTAAAAAAACAAAAGTACTTACTAAAAGGGGAAATAAGTCAAGAAATAGCTACTATACGAAGTATTATAGAAAGAACAACAAATGCAAAAAATATAGACAGTGTTAGAGGATACGAGGGAATGGCTTCAAAAGCTTATTTTAATGCCTTCAAAAATTTAATAAAAAATAAAAATTTTAAATTTGAAAAAAGAATATCACATCCACCAAAAGATGAAATAAACTCAATATTATCATTTGGATACTCTTTTTTATATAATGAATTATTAGCAGCAATAAATATTGTTGGACTTGACCCTTATTTTGGAAACTTACATACAGTTGCTATATCAAAAAAATCATTACTCTTTGATATGGTTGAAGAATTTAGAAATATTATAATAGATGATTTTGTATTAAAATTAATAAATAGAAACGAAATAAAAATAAATCACTTTTCAAAACAAAAAGATATAATACACTTTACAGAAGATGGCATAAAGATATTTATTTCAAAATATGAAAATTTACTAGCCTCAAAAATGAAATACCACTTAGACGAAGAAGAAAATTATATAAGAATAATATTTGAAAAACAAATGAGACATTACGCAAGAGTAATTTTGGGCGATGAAGAAGAATACATACCTTTTTTTAGAAAGGAGATAGATTAA
- the cas2 gene encoding CRISPR-associated endonuclease Cas2, whose protein sequence is MFYVVSYDITDNKKRNKIIKYLESYGVRVQYSVFEAELNETQLNSLKRNLKKSINLNEDTIRIYPLCSECRKKIETIGIDKGSYYKKDFLIV, encoded by the coding sequence ATGTTTTATGTAGTAAGTTATGATATAACAGATAATAAAAAAAGAAATAAAATAATTAAATATCTTGAAAGTTATGGTGTTAGAGTTCAATATAGTGTTTTTGAAGCTGAATTAAACGAAACACAACTCAATTCTTTAAAAAGAAATTTGAAAAAATCAATAAATTTAAATGAAGACACAATAAGAATATATCCATTATGTAGTGAATGTAGAAAAAAAATAGAAACAATAGGAATAGACAAAGGAAGTTATTATAAAAAAGACTTTTTAATAGTGTAG
- the ago gene encoding protein argonaute, protein MTLNLFKIIIPKEVKRIYFYKKEISPEIFAKNLKRVNNIKFTYSNDLIWVELPNIKLEIKPKEVMQYKIEKEEVLTVQKDEKLFLKMIYSYVQKLFLDNEFYHKNGNEYISLKDKFELKSNKNIMCHKAYKVKIYKIDDEYYLSINPKFVFLSKLNALESQEKGVYLFNTKSGKTFPYISSIDNKLTIELKNGDLRIVNYPENYYFNYSSKEAEFLGFSKEIYTINKEKFNIELKEISSKLNFLKDILDIKNKYEIPWDNRKYLDINYIFKNGTSKNAKDMFKYSFYKNEKDIKILFFFNSEKQFFRARNILKELFSNKNSIFYNSIKQLGFNTISYVKNKETNKSIFFYDEETYEIKDKSFIENLGIEDNYIGITFLDNFLGNIELLMNKMPKNIIFQPVLMKNINSMKPFIIKSFVYKLAKFLPGNTPFIINNLKEYKEDLFIGLDMSHDNISKKTHFSITAVENNGNILYLNRIKELQLNEKIKLDLFEKEYINIINKYETKHKKLPKRIFLYRDGIYLENIERIKNIVEYKEIKGTFIEVNKNSNINSTYDLKDNIIKISNEIYVYFPKTMHKQKGIELKIIYNNVKIENEKIAFQGFMLSKLYYSTPYSNIKLPYPIHITNKVALNDLEWKLYIPYFE, encoded by the coding sequence ATGACACTTAATCTATTTAAAATAATAATTCCAAAAGAAGTAAAAAGAATCTATTTTTATAAAAAAGAAATAAGCCCTGAAATATTTGCAAAAAATCTAAAAAGAGTTAACAATATAAAATTTACATACTCCAATGATTTAATTTGGGTGGAACTCCCAAACATTAAATTAGAAATAAAACCAAAAGAAGTTATGCAATACAAAATAGAAAAAGAAGAAGTACTAACAGTACAAAAAGACGAAAAATTATTTTTAAAAATGATATATTCATATGTACAAAAATTATTCTTAGATAACGAATTTTATCATAAAAATGGGAATGAATATATATCATTAAAAGATAAATTTGAATTAAAATCAAATAAAAATATTATGTGCCATAAAGCTTATAAAGTAAAAATATATAAAATTGATGATGAATATTATTTATCTATAAATCCAAAATTTGTTTTTTTATCAAAATTAAATGCATTAGAATCACAAGAAAAGGGAGTTTATTTATTTAATACAAAATCAGGAAAAACTTTTCCATATATATCCAGCATTGATAATAAATTAACAATAGAATTAAAAAATGGTGATTTAAGAATAGTAAATTACCCTGAAAATTATTATTTTAATTATTCTTCAAAAGAAGCTGAATTTTTAGGTTTTTCAAAAGAAATTTATACAATTAACAAAGAAAAATTTAATATAGAACTAAAAGAAATATCATCAAAATTAAATTTTTTAAAAGATATTCTTGATATTAAAAATAAATATGAAATACCTTGGGATAACCGAAAATATTTAGATATAAACTATATATTCAAAAATGGGACTTCTAAAAATGCAAAAGATATGTTTAAATACTCCTTTTATAAAAACGAAAAAGATATAAAAATTTTATTTTTCTTTAATTCTGAAAAACAATTTTTTAGAGCGCGAAATATATTAAAAGAACTATTTTCTAATAAAAATTCAATATTTTATAATTCTATAAAACAACTTGGATTCAATACAATAAGCTATGTAAAGAATAAGGAAACTAATAAATCAATATTTTTCTATGATGAAGAAACATATGAAATAAAAGATAAAAGTTTTATAGAAAACTTAGGAATTGAAGATAATTATATAGGAATTACATTTTTGGATAACTTCTTAGGAAATATAGAACTATTAATGAATAAAATGCCAAAAAATATAATATTTCAACCAGTTTTAATGAAAAATATAAATAGTATGAAACCATTTATAATAAAAAGTTTTGTATATAAACTTGCAAAATTTTTACCAGGAAATACTCCTTTCATAATTAATAATTTAAAAGAATATAAAGAAGATTTATTTATAGGATTAGATATGAGTCATGATAACATATCAAAAAAAACACATTTTAGTATAACTGCAGTTGAAAATAATGGAAATATACTATATTTAAATAGAATAAAAGAATTACAATTAAATGAAAAAATAAAGTTAGACCTTTTTGAAAAAGAATATATAAATATAATAAATAAATATGAAACTAAACATAAAAAACTTCCCAAAAGAATATTTTTATATAGAGATGGAATATATTTAGAGAATATTGAAAGAATAAAAAATATTGTTGAATATAAAGAAATTAAAGGCACATTTATAGAAGTAAATAAAAATTCAAATATAAACTCTACATATGATTTAAAAGATAATATAATAAAAATTTCTAATGAAATTTATGTTTACTTTCCAAAAACAATGCACAAACAAAAAGGAATAGAATTAAAAATTATATATAATAATGTTAAAATAGAAAATGAAAAAATAGCTTTTCAAGGATTTATGCTCTCTAAACTTTACTATTCAACACCATATTCAAATATAAAACTTCCCTATCCAATACATATAACAAACAAAGTAGCTTTAAATGATTTAGAATGGAAACTTTATATACCTTACTTTGAATAA
- a CDS encoding AAA family ATPase produces MKKRLPIGRSDFKSLIEDNMYFVDKSLLIKEVIENGDVLLITRPRRFGKTLSQSMMKYFFDITQNNEHLFKNLKIYKEKNIIEKHLNKHPVIYITFKDLKSNNLKKMHDLLISELSTLYIDHEYVLKVLNEREKDVFNKIMDREALDADYENSIRNLSKYMERYYGKKVIILIDEYDTPIQQAYLYGYYDEIISLIGNLFGMALKDNVYLEKAVLTGITRVSKESIFTGVNNLKVSTVLNELFNDKYGLTKEEVEETLKYYELEYEESEVIDWYNGYNFGGVEIYNPFSIINLVDEKKIGPYWMNTSGNYLIRKLIKEGTVNIKDSIEKLLNGEKVESKINETMVYGDLHINSNESIWTLFLFSGYLKWIKETKEGYRRYTLAIPNKEVRMFYEDTVLLMLEEENIQLDNILINLINGHIEEFKEDFQKLTMNTLSYFDVSGEEPERFYHGLILGMSVGLKEKYIIKSNRETGLGRADVILIPKDKTDKGIIIEFKKFYKNEKTLLNSAKNGLKQINEKKYEEEIKNYGINDIIKVSIAFDKKEVEIVSNLNKDVELTEIEKVAKNMIEKGLDINMISELTGISIEKLKNMYDHL; encoded by the coding sequence ATGAAAAAAAGACTTCCAATAGGAAGAAGTGACTTTAAATCGTTAATTGAAGATAATATGTACTTTGTAGATAAAAGCTTGTTAATTAAAGAAGTTATTGAAAATGGAGACGTTTTATTAATAACAAGACCAAGAAGGTTTGGTAAAACTCTCAGTCAATCTATGATGAAGTACTTTTTTGATATTACTCAAAACAATGAACACCTCTTTAAAAACTTAAAGATATATAAAGAAAAGAACATAATAGAAAAACACTTAAATAAACATCCTGTTATATACATCACCTTTAAAGATTTAAAGTCTAATAACTTAAAAAAGATGCATGATTTATTAATTTCTGAACTTTCAACTTTGTACATTGATCATGAATATGTTTTAAAAGTATTAAATGAAAGGGAAAAAGATGTATTCAATAAAATAATGGATAGAGAAGCTTTAGATGCAGATTATGAAAACTCTATAAGAAACTTATCAAAGTATATGGAAAGATACTATGGTAAAAAGGTAATAATATTAATAGACGAATACGACACTCCCATTCAACAAGCATATTTGTATGGATACTATGATGAAATAATATCTTTAATTGGTAACTTATTTGGCATGGCATTAAAAGATAATGTATACCTTGAAAAAGCAGTACTAACAGGAATAACAAGAGTATCAAAAGAAAGTATCTTTACTGGTGTGAATAACTTAAAGGTTTCTACTGTATTGAATGAACTATTCAATGATAAGTATGGTTTAACTAAAGAAGAAGTAGAAGAAACATTGAAGTATTATGAACTTGAATACGAAGAAAGTGAAGTTATAGATTGGTACAACGGTTATAACTTTGGTGGTGTTGAAATTTACAATCCTTTTTCTATTATAAACTTAGTAGATGAGAAAAAGATAGGACCATATTGGATGAATACGAGTGGGAATTATTTAATAAGAAAGTTAATAAAAGAAGGAACTGTTAATATAAAAGATAGTATAGAAAAACTTTTGAATGGAGAAAAGGTTGAAAGTAAAATAAATGAAACTATGGTTTATGGTGATTTGCACATAAATTCAAATGAATCAATATGGACATTGTTTTTATTTAGCGGTTACTTAAAATGGATTAAAGAAACAAAAGAAGGTTATAGAAGATACACACTTGCTATTCCAAATAAAGAAGTAAGAATGTTTTATGAAGATACAGTGTTATTAATGCTTGAAGAAGAAAATATACAATTAGATAATATACTAATAAACTTAATAAATGGACATATAGAAGAGTTTAAAGAAGACTTTCAAAAGCTAACAATGAACACATTGAGTTACTTTGACGTTAGCGGAGAAGAACCAGAAAGATTTTATCATGGACTAATACTTGGAATGAGCGTTGGTTTGAAAGAAAAGTATATAATAAAGAGTAATAGAGAAACAGGACTTGGAAGAGCTGATGTTATATTAATTCCAAAAGATAAAACAGATAAAGGAATAATTATTGAGTTTAAAAAGTTTTATAAAAACGAAAAAACACTATTAAATAGTGCTAAAAATGGATTGAAACAAATAAATGAAAAGAAGTATGAAGAAGAGATAAAAAACTATGGTATAAATGATATAATAAAAGTTTCAATAGCTTTTGATAAAAAAGAGGTTGAAATCGTTAGTAATTTGAATAAAGATGTTGAATTAACAGAGATAGAAAAAGTGGCAAAGAACATGATTGAAAAAGGATTAGATATAAATATGATTTCAGAATTAACAGGTATTTCAATAGAAAAACTTAAAAATATGTATGATCATTTATAA
- a CDS encoding vWA domain-containing protein, with product MGNNLLIRTKDLINNPTPRIPICLCLDTSGSMDAVSGNFKLTGETCFEDGKNWNIVTGGVTRLSKLQDGLKIFYNAIKADEIASASAEICIVEFNNNANCILDFANIKRQKIPNLKAFGNTAMGKGVNLALDLLEKRKKEYKEKGVDYYQPWLVLMTDGEPNGNTKELSKAIERTRKMIENKKLTIFPIGIGDEAGMETLQKFSPNRKPLKLKDLKFQEFFTWLSQSVSRTSQSSPGEKIQLDIEEIKSWGEL from the coding sequence ATGGGGAATAATCTATTAATTAGAACAAAAGATTTAATTAATAATCCAACACCAAGAATTCCAATATGTTTATGTTTAGATACAAGTGGATCAATGGATGCAGTTAGTGGAAATTTCAAACTAACAGGAGAAACTTGTTTTGAAGATGGGAAAAACTGGAACATAGTAACAGGTGGAGTAACTAGACTTAGCAAACTTCAAGATGGATTAAAAATTTTTTATAATGCCATTAAAGCAGATGAAATCGCATCAGCTTCTGCTGAAATTTGTATCGTTGAATTTAACAATAATGCAAATTGTATATTAGATTTTGCAAATATCAAAAGGCAAAAAATCCCAAATTTAAAAGCATTTGGAAACACAGCAATGGGAAAAGGGGTAAATTTAGCATTAGATTTATTAGAAAAAAGAAAAAAAGAATATAAAGAAAAAGGTGTAGATTATTATCAACCATGGTTAGTATTAATGACAGATGGCGAACCAAATGGAAATACTAAAGAATTATCAAAAGCAATTGAAAGAACAAGAAAAATGATTGAAAATAAAAAACTAACTATTTTTCCAATAGGTATAGGTGACGAAGCAGGAATGGAAACATTACAAAAATTTTCACCAAATAGAAAACCATTGAAATTAAAAGATTTAAAATTTCAAGAATTTTTTACTTGGTTAAGCCAAAGTGTGTCAAGAACTTCACAATCATCACCAGGAGAAAAAATACAATTAGATATCGAAGAAATAAAAAGTTGGGGAGAATTATAA
- a CDS encoding putative CRISPR-associated protein gives MYNTMIATTGASLVRNLQRDETFKDITDYKEIAKKLNSLDLEGRRRSCAEINSIENIIDKGYLEDRKNLYFFISDTQMGEKIGMILKEYFKISSKYGFENVEINTVKKLTDTNSEDFKRYGLRNLVKDIARINQKHYANMIINATGGYKAQIAFALAIGQGMNIPVYYMFERFPTVIQMPPLPLSFDSTLYANYSKIFQLLEDIPLLPYEKNFDYDENGDLLPKQKEFLKKYISEDEIDLFQSYLLKGNVKSLYEQLDEKLKPLFDIERIDKEKIISLNAMGQAFVESATFYFNREKEITLKQRKNTNIILESSKKEGHSLEMILKNNVEKILNKVDFIERARVVKFSDKNKNGGFRVKVLGDELNLILNSNEGITHFNIETTARNNVELQKAKIILEDYLNKNWK, from the coding sequence ATGTATAATACTATGATTGCAACAACAGGTGCCAGTTTAGTAAGAAACTTACAAAGAGATGAAACGTTTAAAGATATTACTGATTATAAAGAAATAGCTAAGAAATTAAATTCATTAGATTTGGAAGGAAGAAGAAGAAGTTGTGCTGAAATAAATTCAATAGAGAACATAATAGACAAAGGATATTTAGAAGATAGGAAAAACTTATATTTCTTTATTTCAGATACGCAAATGGGAGAAAAAATAGGAATGATATTAAAAGAATATTTTAAAATTAGCTCAAAATATGGATTTGAAAATGTTGAAATAAATACAGTAAAAAAATTAACTGATACAAATAGTGAAGATTTTAAAAGATATGGATTAAGAAATCTTGTAAAAGATATAGCAAGAATAAATCAAAAACATTATGCAAATATGATAATAAATGCAACGGGAGGTTATAAAGCTCAAATAGCTTTTGCATTAGCAATAGGTCAAGGAATGAATATACCTGTTTATTATATGTTTGAAAGATTTCCAACTGTTATACAAATGCCACCATTACCTCTTTCATTTGATTCTACACTATATGCAAATTATTCTAAAATATTTCAATTATTAGAAGATATACCATTACTTCCATATGAAAAAAACTTTGATTACGATGAAAATGGAGATCTCTTACCTAAACAAAAAGAATTTTTAAAAAAATATATCTCCGAAGATGAAATAGACCTTTTTCAAAGTTATTTATTAAAAGGGAATGTTAAAAGTTTATATGAACAACTTGATGAAAAATTAAAACCACTTTTTGATATTGAAAGAATAGATAAAGAAAAAATAATTTCATTAAATGCAATGGGACAAGCTTTTGTTGAAAGTGCAACTTTTTATTTTAATAGAGAAAAAGAAATAACTTTAAAACAAAGAAAAAATACAAATATAATATTAGAATCTTCAAAAAAAGAAGGACATTCCTTAGAAATGATATTAAAAAATAATGTTGAAAAAATATTAAATAAAGTTGATTTTATTGAAAGAGCAAGAGTAGTTAAATTTTCTGACAAAAATAAAAATGGTGGTTTTAGAGTAAAGGTATTGGGAGATGAATTAAATTTAATATTAAATTCAAACGAAGGAATAACTCATTTTAATATTGAAACAACAGCAAGAAATAATGTTGAACTTCAAAAAGCTAAGATAATTTTAGAAGATTATTTAAATAAAAATTGGAAGTAA